The sequence GCTTCGCGGAGCGAGGCCGGGGAGGGGGGAGGGTAAAGGAGGGGGTGAAAGACTGGGCAAATTATTATGAGGAGGCATGTGAGAGATTAAATTTTCTCAAGAAAACAATCCAGTCTGCAATTGCCAATCCACAATCCATAATCACCCCGAAAAATCGGGGCAAATCAAAGGATATAGAAGTCCGCCATGAAATGGGAAAAGATAAATACATAGATATGGTCAAAAGGGCCAAAGAGTATATAAAAGCAGGTGACATCTTTCAGGCCAATCTTTCCCAGAGGGTTTCTGCCCATCTGGGGGATGTAATTCCATGGCAAATCTACACACTCCTGAGAGAAATAAATCCATCTCCATTTGCAGCCTATTTAAATATGGGTGATTATTATATTGTAAGTTCATCTCCTGAGAGACTCCTGAGAGTTAAAAAAGACCTTGTAGAGACACGGCCAATTGCAGGGACAAGGCCGAGGGGTGTTGATGCAGAGGGGGATATAAAAATGAGGGCAGAGCTTCTTATAAATGAAAAGGAGCGGGCAGAACACATCATGCTCATAGACCTCGAGAGGAATGACCTCGGAAGGATTTCAGATTATGGCTCTGTATATGTGGATGAGTTCATGATAACTGAAGATTATTCCCATGTAATTCACATAGTCTCAAATATCCGTGGAAATCTTGCAGCAGGAAAAGATTGTTTTGACGCTATAAGGGCCGCTTTCCCGGGCGGAACAATTACCGGCGTCCCAAAGGTGAGATGCATGGAAATTATTGATGAGCTTGAACCAGTGGCAAGGGGGCCATATACAGGGTCTCTCGGCTACATAAGTTTCACCGGGGAAACGGACTTGAATATCATCATCAGGAGCTTTGTAATTAAAAATTACATTGCCTATGTGCAGGTAGGAGCAGGAATTGTTGCAGATTCAGAACCCGATAGGGAATACGAAGAGACACTCAAAAAGGCCGAGGCCCTTATAAAGACACTCAGGATGTCGTTGCGACTCGATTCTGAGCTGTAATCACTTTATAAAGAGCCTGACTCCCTTCTTTTTTGTCTTCATCTTTGAAAGGATCTCCTTAATATCGTACAGGGCCTCAATAACCTTTTCATGCCCCTTATGCATATCATTAAAGAAGCCCTCAAGTCGTTGCGACTCGATTCCGAGATGCAGCACGCTGTCCTTAAGGTCCTTTATAGCAGATTTAATCTCATCCACATAAGGGGGGACAGATTTTTCAGGCTGAACTTTTTCTTTAGACGATAAAAAAGACAGTATCTTGTCCTGGCCCTCTTTTATGCCTTTTATATCTATATGTTTATCTTTAAAGGAGCTTTCAAGTCGCTGCGACTCGATTCCGAGATGCAACACTGCATCTTTGAGGTCATTTACAATTGATATAATTTCATCGAGATAAGATGGTTTCAATACATCAGGATGTGGTTGTGGCTCGATCCCTGGCTGAATCGCTTCTTTCAATCCTGATGTCATCGCCGCGACTCGTTCCTGAGGAGGCGATGTAACAGGTGGCGCCTGGACGCCAGGACTCACAAATGTCTCCTTTGAGGGTTTTAAGTCCACTCCGTATTTTGCAACCATATGTTTAATAAGGTTTTTTATGGCTTCCCTGAAAGTCTCTTCTACCCCTTTTCCTTCAATTGCAACCGCCTCAAAAAATGGCGCATTCATTTTATTAAGGTTATTATTAAGTTCTGAAACATCCATGATATCTTTAACGTCCCTTTTGTTATATTGAAAAACAATAGGTATATTTTCAGGGTCTATATTGTTTGCCTTGAGGTTGTCTCTCATATTCTTAAAACTTTCGATATTCAGTTCTTTTACTTCTTTCTGAGAGTCTGCCACAAAAACAATTGCATCCACTCCTTTGAGCACAAGACGTCTTGTTGCATCATAACGAACCTGCCCGGGGACAGTATAAAGCTGGAACCTTATATTGAAATCCCTTATCTTTCCTAAATCCACAGGAAGAAAATCAAAAAACAGTGTTCTGTCAGCCTCTGTGGCTAAAGAAAGGAGCTTCCCCTTTGTTCTGGGGCTTAAGACTGAGTGAAGATAGTGGAGATTCGTAGTCTTGCCAGAAAGACCAGGGCCATAATAGACCACCTTGAGGACAATCTCCTTGGTCGCATAATTCAACAGAGCCATATTTCACAGGATACTACAAAATCCTGTTCTCTTCAAGCATACCCGCCAATCCCAAAATAAAGATAGGGGAAACACTGCATTTCTCAGTTCTATCTCTAAAGGATTATGGACCTGCCAAAAACTTGACATACCAATATAATATGTGTTATTTCTCTCCTATCTCGGTACGAGTCGATTCCGACTTTACCATTCTTTTAAGAAAAATCAAAAAGAGGGGAGGTGATTTAATTGATAAGGAAACCACATTTTCTAAAGGGCACTTTCTTTTTTGTCGCACTTCTAATGCTGATTGCTGTAATTGCTTCTGGGTGTGCTACAAAAGAGTATGTCAAAGAGCAGATAGACCCTGTTGCTGACAGGGTTAAGAAGTTAGATGACAGGCTTGCATCAATAGAAAAAAGGATTGCAGCCATAGACGGAAAGATGGACGGATTTAGCAAGGACATTGAGGATGCAAAGAAAGCAGCGGAGGAAGCCAAAAAGCTCAATCAATCTGCCATTGAGAGGGCTGAGAAGGCTGCTGAGAGGGCCGAGAAGGCCGCTGCAAAAGCAGTAAAGGCATTTGAGCAAAAACAGAGAAAATAATTAATGGGTTTTTGTAATGGCAACAGGAAGGCCTTTTGCATCCTTGACTACCTGTTTTAGCAGGTCAATATCCACAAGGCGCAGAAGGCCTTTCTTTTTAATTATTGAAATGGCAGCTTTTAAAAGGCCCTTTGTATCCCCATTGATATTTTTATGAACTTCAAGAAAGACATCCCCGCTTTTTAAAGCAACCTTTATAGGACTGTTAAGGATTACAATCTTTGTGCCAATTTTTACAGAGTCAAAAAGTGATTCTATATCTTCCTGATACATGCGGATACAGCCACGACTCACCCTTCTACCAACACCATATGGCTTATTTGTTCCATGAATTCCGTAGCCCTTAATAGAAAGTTGCAACCAGTAACCCCCAAGCGGGTTTTCAGGCCCTGGCGGAACAAATCTTGGCATTTCTGGGTCCTCTTTCCTTGCTGACTCAGGCACATGCCAGACAGGGTCTTTTACCTTTGCAGTAATCTTATAATTACCAGGCGGGGTACCAAAACCCTCCCTGCCTATACCTATTGAAAAAATCCTGACCATCCTGATACTGCCAGCTTTAAAAAAATAATAAAGACGCATCTCTGGCAGGTTTATAACAATACCTTCACCTATCACCTCTGGCAGAATATATTCGGTCGGCAAAATAATCTCTGCCCCCCCTGGTGGTATCCACGGGTCTACTTC comes from Nitrospirota bacterium and encodes:
- a CDS encoding L,D-transpeptidase family protein is translated as MKMKKPLVIIFMFIGIFLAPHYVFAGGAYTYDILPGQTPSDKKPIIGVTLPYTIKDGETLLDVAKDLRLGYSEVVNANPEVDPWIPPGGAEIILPTEYILPEVIGEGIVINLPEMRLYYFFKAGSIRMVRIFSIGIGREGFGTPPGNYKITAKVKDPVWHVPESARKEDPEMPRFVPPGPENPLGGYWLQLSIKGYGIHGTNKPYGVGRRVSRGCIRMYQEDIESLFDSVKIGTKIVILNSPIKVALKSGDVFLEVHKNINGDTKGLLKAAISIIKKKGLLRLVDIDLLKQVVKDAKGLPVAITKTH
- a CDS encoding GTPase domain-containing protein translates to MALLNYATKEIVLKVVYYGPGLSGKTTNLHYLHSVLSPRTKGKLLSLATEADRTLFFDFLPVDLGKIRDFNIRFQLYTVPGQVRYDATRRLVLKGVDAIVFVADSQKEVKELNIESFKNMRDNLKANNIDPENIPIVFQYNKRDVKDIMDVSELNNNLNKMNAPFFEAVAIEGKGVEETFREAIKNLIKHMVAKYGVDLKPSKETFVSPGVQAPPVTSPPQERVAAMTSGLKEAIQPGIEPQPHPDVLKPSYLDEIISIVNDLKDAVLHLGIESQRLESSFKDKHIDIKGIKEGQDKILSFLSSKEKVQPEKSVPPYVDEIKSAIKDLKDSVLHLGIESQRLEGFFNDMHKGHEKVIEALYDIKEILSKMKTKKKGVRLFIK
- a CDS encoding anthranilate synthase component I family protein, with translation MFVDTIAAFDHIDKKLWLLSCPGARDMIRASLTQSHPLIPPPRPPRFAERGRGGGRVKEGVKDWANYYEEACERLNFLKKTIQSAIANPQSIITPKNRGKSKDIEVRHEMGKDKYIDMVKRAKEYIKAGDIFQANLSQRVSAHLGDVIPWQIYTLLREINPSPFAAYLNMGDYYIVSSSPERLLRVKKDLVETRPIAGTRPRGVDAEGDIKMRAELLINEKERAEHIMLIDLERNDLGRISDYGSVYVDEFMITEDYSHVIHIVSNIRGNLAAGKDCFDAIRAAFPGGTITGVPKVRCMEIIDELEPVARGPYTGSLGYISFTGETDLNIIIRSFVIKNYIAYVQVGAGIVADSEPDREYEETLKKAEALIKTLRMSLRLDSEL